From Bacillus sp. Bos-x628, the proteins below share one genomic window:
- a CDS encoding insulinase family protein, giving the protein MEKYLINQTEQNIETLPSLDVGIVNINFPIGAAYNGVKIGVAHFLEHIFCSTHEFGKGKLTAQTQRDETNYYFYVSKNNIKTVFSHFNWQLTIDEKILEQERNTIKNEIKQFNINQRNKALEYLHFFLFNGKDYGRSILGSYSQISKINKSDLEKGLSLYKKASSVNVIGPWEREYILNCIEESNLLENHHSNSRFCTELLTIGQGESLIPKDIKTPFVGGAWFLNIDKSHQLYAEVLKNIWDSRVKKSFSGTFTLRIQIYNHAGVLTLDSISPEAKKCNIEKIISCLEYPITLQEFNKALIKLHINYHRSAEDLQTRIKYINNLYINQSDKLILGDIEDWQQKIIKEISYENGLYLCNSISNPNIRYISTKKSIIKNHKEDTVENLSNHTNTETGLISPIIIRNNSNYYTAVSSPLTKRYHLLIRIDCQGIGRLLIPKELPPEILTKGMLESVRYEGWYTLYHISFFSEKTMTESIVHLLAYRWKPHLKTNEEKHMTNLEIEMKRRIIKVFKTPQIKDRGYLVGISIVTPNNNVIKEKYFEKFSNIETPRTIQREQVTIDNKIIKANFHGVAIITRLPRRSSLCALILQETAFGTNPNFPTLESLIREKGLSYRIVQSLITLGDDLYIYWGIQCDPCNKILFKGVVREWLFYLEDNSNSIEIWFENMWVYYNPQNHNSISQLVRDIDRTGHYTKSSLELNMSFKSFINDILSEEFIEVNFTN; this is encoded by the coding sequence ATGGAAAAGTACCTAATTAACCAAACGGAGCAGAACATCGAAACTCTTCCAAGTTTAGATGTAGGGATTGTAAATATCAATTTTCCTATAGGAGCAGCATATAATGGTGTTAAGATTGGTGTGGCACACTTTTTAGAACACATTTTTTGCTCTACGCATGAATTCGGAAAAGGTAAATTAACCGCCCAGACTCAAAGGGATGAAACAAACTATTACTTTTATGTTTCAAAGAATAACATTAAAACTGTTTTTAGCCATTTTAATTGGCAACTCACAATTGATGAAAAAATTTTAGAGCAGGAAAGAAATACGATCAAGAATGAAATTAAACAATTTAATATAAACCAAAGAAATAAGGCATTAGAATATCTTCATTTTTTCCTTTTTAATGGTAAGGATTACGGAAGATCAATATTAGGAAGTTATAGTCAAATTTCCAAAATAAATAAATCCGACTTAGAAAAAGGATTAAGTTTATATAAAAAAGCTTCATCGGTTAATGTAATTGGCCCTTGGGAAAGGGAGTATATCCTAAATTGCATCGAGGAATCGAATTTATTAGAAAATCATCATTCTAATTCACGGTTTTGTACTGAACTTCTTACCATTGGACAAGGAGAAAGCTTAATACCAAAAGATATCAAAACCCCTTTTGTAGGTGGAGCCTGGTTTTTAAATATAGATAAATCCCATCAATTATACGCTGAAGTTTTAAAAAACATTTGGGACTCAAGGGTAAAAAAATCTTTTTCAGGTACATTTACACTCAGAATCCAAATTTATAATCACGCCGGTGTTTTAACACTTGACTCAATATCACCCGAAGCAAAGAAATGCAATATAGAAAAAATCATTTCATGTTTAGAATATCCTATAACTTTGCAAGAGTTTAATAAGGCACTAATCAAGCTACATATTAATTACCATCGTTCAGCAGAAGATTTACAAACGAGAATAAAGTATATAAATAATCTGTACATCAACCAATCAGACAAATTAATACTCGGAGATATAGAAGATTGGCAACAAAAAATAATAAAAGAGATATCTTATGAAAATGGTCTTTATCTTTGTAATTCAATTAGCAATCCAAATATAAGGTATATTTCCACAAAAAAGTCTATTATAAAAAATCATAAAGAGGATACCGTAGAGAACTTATCCAATCACACCAATACTGAAACGGGTCTTATTTCACCTATAATAATAAGAAATAATTCTAATTATTATACAGCTGTTTCTTCACCTTTGACTAAGAGGTATCATTTACTGATCCGAATAGATTGTCAGGGGATAGGTCGCCTTTTAATACCAAAAGAACTACCACCTGAAATCCTCACTAAAGGTATGTTAGAAAGCGTTAGGTATGAAGGATGGTACACGCTGTACCATATTTCTTTTTTTAGTGAAAAAACCATGACAGAATCCATAGTACATTTGCTTGCATACAGATGGAAACCACACCTTAAGACCAATGAAGAAAAGCATATGACAAACCTGGAAATAGAAATGAAGCGGAGAATTATTAAAGTCTTTAAAACCCCCCAAATAAAAGATAGAGGGTACCTTGTAGGCATTAGTATAGTTACTCCAAATAACAATGTAATTAAAGAGAAATATTTTGAAAAATTTAGCAACATAGAGACTCCGCGGACTATACAAAGAGAACAAGTAACAATAGATAACAAGATAATTAAAGCTAATTTCCATGGCGTAGCAATAATCACTCGGCTACCCAGACGATCATCATTATGCGCCTTAATTTTACAAGAAACAGCCTTTGGAACCAATCCAAACTTTCCAACATTAGAAAGCTTAATTCGAGAAAAAGGACTATCTTACCGAATTGTACAAAGTTTGATAACACTTGGGGACGATTTATATATTTATTGGGGTATTCAATGCGACCCATGTAACAAAATTTTATTCAAAGGCGTTGTTCGAGAATGGTTATTTTATTTGGAAGATAATTCCAATTCAATTGAGATTTGGTTTGAAAATATGTGGGTTTATTACAATCCTCAAAATCACAACTCAATATCACAACTAGTGAGAGATATTGACCGGACAGGCCACTACACAAAATCAAGTTTAGAGCTAAATATGAGCTTTAAGTCGTTTATAAACGACATTCTATCAGAGGAATTCATAGAGGTTAATTTCACCAATTGA
- the skfA gene encoding sporulation killing factor has protein sequence MKRNQKEWESVSKKALKRQGGTSIVKAAGCMGCWASKSIAMTRVCVLPHPAMRAL, from the coding sequence ATGAAAAGAAACCAAAAAGAATGGGAATCTGTGAGTAAAAAAGCCCTTAAGCGTCAAGGTGGTACTTCCATTGTGAAGGCGGCTGGATGTATGGGGTGCTGGGCCTCAAAAAGTATTGCCATGACACGTGTTTGTGTTCTACCACATCCTGCTATGCGGGCTCTTTAA
- the skfB gene encoding sporulation killing factor system radical SAM maturase, with protein sequence MSNNQVVDYDLPELAIHLQPHGAVMIDRKSMYYFRLSGRGAQLAFLLSKNKDLAKTARIWEIVKKEELTADQLREELSAHPFTEAWTQGLLDRPIQISGSLQTYMPVSCTLQLTNACNLGCSFCYASSGKPYPNELNRSQWIMVMQKLAAQGVADVTLTGGEAKLIKGFKEIVMAASCLFTNVNVFSNGLNWRREEIELLSHLGNVSVQISIDGMSDTHDSLRGRKGAYHESMQTIKHLAEAQVPVIVAMTINEMNADQVSEVIDHCANANASIFRAGKTLSVGRATKNYKALDSDFEQRVQSQLQQARHKWGNHLNIIDWGHEESSFTTDFCTPGYLAWYIRADGYVTPCQLEDVSLGHILHDHLFDIGSPARLLQLKCEAKNCKCIGKVELSEPDLPFQNEMKAGIANE encoded by the coding sequence ATGTCAAATAATCAAGTAGTAGATTACGATTTACCTGAACTAGCCATCCATTTACAGCCTCATGGAGCTGTCATGATAGATAGGAAGTCGATGTATTATTTTAGACTAAGCGGAAGGGGTGCTCAACTGGCATTTTTATTATCCAAAAATAAAGATCTGGCCAAAACCGCACGTATTTGGGAAATTGTGAAAAAGGAAGAACTGACTGCAGATCAGCTTCGAGAAGAACTGAGTGCTCACCCTTTTACAGAAGCATGGACACAGGGTTTGTTGGATCGACCGATTCAAATTTCTGGGTCGCTGCAGACCTATATGCCTGTTAGCTGCACTCTGCAATTAACCAATGCTTGTAACTTAGGCTGTTCCTTTTGTTATGCCAGTTCAGGCAAGCCCTATCCGAACGAATTAAATCGTTCACAGTGGATCATGGTGATGCAAAAGTTAGCAGCGCAAGGCGTAGCAGATGTTACTTTAACTGGAGGAGAAGCAAAATTAATAAAAGGATTTAAAGAAATCGTTATGGCTGCCAGTTGCTTGTTTACAAATGTTAATGTTTTTAGCAACGGACTTAACTGGAGACGTGAAGAAATAGAATTGCTTAGTCATCTTGGAAATGTATCTGTACAAATTAGCATTGATGGCATGAGTGATACGCATGATTCACTTAGAGGTAGAAAAGGTGCTTATCATGAGAGTATGCAAACGATCAAACATTTGGCAGAAGCTCAAGTACCTGTCATTGTTGCAATGACCATTAACGAAATGAATGCAGACCAAGTATCAGAGGTTATTGATCACTGTGCAAATGCGAATGCTTCAATTTTCCGTGCTGGGAAAACATTGTCTGTTGGGCGTGCAACAAAAAATTATAAAGCGCTGGACAGTGACTTTGAACAGCGTGTTCAAAGTCAATTACAGCAAGCACGTCATAAATGGGGGAATCACTTGAATATAATTGATTGGGGGCATGAAGAGAGTTCTTTTACGACTGATTTTTGTACGCCTGGCTACTTAGCTTGGTATATAAGAGCGGACGGCTATGTAACGCCTTGTCAATTGGAAGATGTTTCTCTAGGCCATATATTACATGATCATCTATTTGATATTGGTTCACCCGCACGTCTATTACAATTAAAGTGTGAAGCGAAAAACTGCAAATGCATAGGGAAAGTTGAATTATCGGAACCAGATTTGCCTTTTCAAAACGAAATGAAAGCTGGAATCGCAAATGAGTAG
- a CDS encoding NAD(P)H-dependent oxidoreductase, with product MLKVFLISGSPAKPAHTTALVTEIGSQLQKKGCEITVWDLQKQPLPFVDPKFHHSPGQHPSSIVKEFVKLATDADSLVIGSPNYHNSYSGVLKNALDILNMDILMNKPIGIVANGGGLRSTQPLDHLRIVVRGLLGLAIPMQISTCNSDFIMQGDTYVINSGDIHKRIAAFTDQLIHYTEKFSK from the coding sequence ATGTTAAAAGTTTTTTTAATATCTGGGAGCCCAGCCAAACCTGCACATACCACTGCATTAGTTACAGAAATAGGTTCGCAATTGCAAAAAAAAGGATGTGAAATAACTGTGTGGGATTTACAAAAACAACCCCTTCCTTTTGTTGATCCCAAATTTCATCATTCTCCAGGACAACACCCAAGTTCTATAGTAAAAGAATTTGTGAAGCTAGCTACAGATGCCGACTCATTAGTTATCGGGTCTCCAAATTATCATAATTCCTATTCAGGAGTTTTAAAAAATGCACTCGATATATTAAATATGGATATTTTGATGAATAAGCCAATTGGTATTGTAGCCAACGGCGGAGGATTACGAAGCACTCAGCCTTTAGACCACTTACGAATTGTCGTTAGGGGATTATTAGGATTAGCAATTCCAATGCAAATTTCCACCTGTAACAGTGATTTTATTATGCAAGGTGATACTTATGTAATTAATTCAGGTGATATTCATAAGAGGATTGCTGCTTTTACAGACCAGTTAATACATTATACAGAAAAATTCAGTAAGTAA
- a CDS encoding NAD(P)-dependent oxidoreductase produces MARYLIIGGGLIGVHVAKELNNKNEHDFIMQAHRIDFDYANSVTQINPEQAIQRPIYDSASLLSLIDSYDIKNIIVAAGSLHPSFKKHSGAALLNESQLLLSIQAVCSKKRIDKLIYISSLAVYGNDTESRTEQSLPRPLSIYGATKLYNEQIVKSITEYTECNALVIRPTGTVGPNPNLSGNWMSRSLNQIIKSNDAQIELDNLLLSSNEFLDVRDLSVFIVSNLEKSKQFDVVNLGPGKITSGEELLFDLKRTYNKNFIQKTNNLQTPQPKINKPLPIEKAIKEYNFSPKYNLQKTLEYIGDYYGKVPN; encoded by the coding sequence ATGGCTAGATATTTAATTATTGGAGGTGGCTTAATAGGAGTTCATGTAGCTAAAGAACTAAATAATAAAAATGAACATGATTTTATTATGCAAGCGCACCGTATAGACTTTGATTATGCCAATTCAGTAACACAAATAAACCCAGAACAAGCTATACAAAGACCAATATATGATAGTGCCAGTTTATTAAGTTTAATAGATTCCTATGATATTAAGAATATAATTGTGGCTGCTGGATCCTTACATCCTTCGTTTAAAAAGCATTCAGGAGCAGCTTTGCTAAATGAAAGTCAACTGTTGTTATCTATTCAGGCTGTTTGTAGTAAGAAGAGGATAGATAAATTAATATATATTAGCTCGCTTGCTGTGTATGGAAATGACACCGAAAGCCGAACAGAACAAAGTCTACCCAGACCATTATCTATTTATGGAGCAACAAAACTATACAATGAACAAATCGTTAAATCGATTACAGAGTATACAGAATGCAATGCATTAGTAATAAGACCTACAGGGACAGTGGGTCCAAATCCAAATTTAAGTGGCAATTGGATGAGCAGGTCGTTAAATCAAATTATTAAATCAAATGATGCACAAATAGAACTAGATAACCTTTTGTTAAGTTCAAATGAGTTTTTAGATGTTAGAGATTTATCAGTTTTCATCGTAAGTAACTTGGAAAAAAGCAAGCAGTTTGATGTTGTAAATTTAGGTCCAGGTAAAATAACATCTGGTGAAGAATTGTTATTTGATTTAAAAAGAACTTATAATAAGAATTTCATTCAAAAAACGAACAATTTACAAACGCCACAACCAAAAATTAATAAACCATTACCCATAGAAAAAGCCATCAAAGAATATAATTTTTCTCCAAAATACAATCTCCAAAAAACTTTAGAGTACATAGGTGATTATTATGGAAAAGTACCTAATTAA
- a CDS encoding MFS transporter, which yields MNRNLKLIWAADATSIFGTAIYTLALTLLSFEYTDSVFGAGAILFTSIIPYFFIGVFAGVISDRVDRKKLMILCDIVRGILSLSIPVAYDLNILTVQQIVIVSFLITAFRAFFHPAIQASIPLLVEDKTQLNKVNSYIGSTQNLGMMLGPTLGGMLLIFDFNVSQLLYIDSITYFLSALFIFGVRFPETKQEMDSEKTSILKDAWKGIKFMSYKNKGIAIIMLAFASQLLVGVGVIQLGIPKILSSMNMTEGSMFGYILSAIAFSSTISSFWLATRKVKRPVIWIFSGYAVRGVAFFLLGLTSSIEYIILAALIIGFGSTISGTTMTTLLQLRTPNNMLGKVMAVRSSIGNIADAFAYLIVGGILSAFSLFISFTFITIYVLITTGLFSYLWYRSISKSDTTEIAYQSSSY from the coding sequence ATGAACCGAAATCTAAAATTGATTTGGGCCGCGGACGCAACGTCTATATTTGGTACAGCTATATATACGTTAGCTCTTACTCTTTTATCATTTGAGTACACTGATTCTGTTTTTGGGGCAGGAGCTATACTTTTCACATCTATCATTCCGTATTTTTTTATAGGTGTCTTCGCTGGGGTTATTAGTGATCGTGTAGACAGGAAGAAATTGATGATTTTATGCGATATTGTTCGTGGTATTTTATCACTTTCAATACCAGTAGCATATGACTTAAATATATTGACTGTACAACAAATTGTTATAGTGAGTTTTCTAATAACCGCGTTTAGAGCCTTTTTTCATCCGGCAATCCAAGCTAGTATTCCTTTACTAGTGGAAGATAAGACGCAACTTAACAAAGTTAATTCATACATTGGTTCAACTCAGAATTTAGGAATGATGTTGGGTCCTACCTTAGGGGGCATGCTTTTAATTTTTGATTTCAATGTTTCCCAACTGTTGTATATCGACAGCATAACTTATTTTTTATCTGCTTTATTTATTTTCGGTGTAAGATTTCCTGAGACTAAACAGGAGATGGACAGCGAAAAAACTTCAATTTTAAAAGATGCGTGGAAAGGCATTAAGTTTATGAGCTATAAGAATAAAGGTATTGCAATAATAATGTTAGCTTTTGCATCGCAATTATTAGTTGGAGTAGGCGTAATTCAACTTGGAATACCGAAGATTTTAAGTTCAATGAATATGACTGAAGGTAGCATGTTTGGCTATATATTATCAGCTATTGCTTTTTCATCTACAATATCTTCATTTTGGCTTGCCACTAGAAAGGTTAAGCGTCCCGTTATATGGATTTTTTCAGGATATGCTGTAAGGGGCGTGGCGTTTTTTCTACTCGGTTTAACAAGTAGCATAGAGTACATTATATTAGCTGCATTAATTATTGGGTTCGGAAGTACAATATCTGGCACAACCATGACTACATTATTACAGTTGAGAACTCCGAATAATATGTTAGGAAAAGTAATGGCAGTAAGATCTAGTATAGGGAATATCGCAGATGCATTTGCGTATTTAATCGTCGGAGGTATATTATCTGCATTTTCCTTATTTATATCTTTTACATTTATAACTATTTACGTTTTAATAACCACTGGTTTGTTTTCATACTTATGGTATAGAAGCATAAGTAAATCGGATACAACAGAGATAGCTTATCAGTCATCAAGTTATTAA